In the Nothobranchius furzeri strain GRZ-AD chromosome 1, NfurGRZ-RIMD1, whole genome shotgun sequence genome, AGGTCATTATGGCTGTGTGGAGGCTCTGGTAACTTGGGGGGCTGATGTGGACATGGACATTCCTCACCTGGGAACAGCGCTTTACACTGCCTGCATTTGCCAAGAGCTGGAGTGTGCCAGGAAGCTTTTGAGGGAAGGTCAGCTCGCAGCACTGTGTGGGTCTTTGCATTCCCGTTATTTTTGTTCAAATGCATGGACAAAAGTAAGAAAACGACAACTACACAAACACTCTTATCTGTACGattataaaaaatattaaagcctCTCAACAAAAGCTTGGATCGGACATTGTGAAATATCTTTCTGTCTGCTGATAAGTAACAATCAAATAAGAcatttatgaagaaaaaaaaagctggtttgataatttcttgattgattttgcTTTTCCAACCAAACAAGTTATACAATGAAAGCAGAACACATGTTGCCACCTGATTGAACCCAAAATCTGTGAACTGTAATCAGTCTTAAACTTTTTCTCTTTGATTAAACGTGAGAAGTTAATAAAATTTCAAGGTTGATGAAAATAATTTATTTGAAAGATGAAAAAAAGATGCGTTGGTTGTAACTATAAAACCAAGTATCTTCGGGACTGAAACGTATTTACTGGATAAGAAAATAatatggcaggagaatctcgtctctgctttttgcggatgatgtggtcctcctagcttcatccagctctgaccttcagctcttgctgggtaggttcgcggccgaatgtgaagcggctgggatgaggatcagcacctccaaatctgagaccatggttctcgaccggaaaagggtggcttgccaactctgggtcaggagagaggtcctacctcaagtggaggagtttaagtatctcggggtcttgttcacgagtgagggtaggagggatcgggagatcgacaggcggattggttcggcgtctgcagtgatgcggacgctgagccgatctgtcgtggggaagagggagctgagccagaaagccaggctctcgatttaccggtcgatctacgtcccaatcttcacctatggtcatgagctttgggtaatgaccgaaagaacgagatcgcggatacaagcggccgaaatgagtttcctccgtagggtggccgggctcagccttagagatagggtgaggagctcggacattcgggagggactcggagtagaaccgctgctcctccggatcgaaaggagccagttgaggtggtttgggcatctggtcaggatgcctcctggacgcctccctggggaggtgtttcgggcatgtcctgccggcagaaggcccccgggtcgacccaggacacgttggaaaggttacatctccaatctggtccgggaacgccttggggtcctgccggaggagctggtggacaaggccggggagaggacggcctggagctccctaattgggatgctgcccccgcgacccggacccggataagcggaggaagacgaagacgaagacaaagacgaagaaAATAAAAGCTGTGCATGACATTGGATGTTTCTAGAATTGATAATGAAACTGAGTTTTGTGCAGGTGCAAACGTGCAGAAAGGCAGATCCCTGGATTCACCTTTACACGCAGCAGCAGAAAAAGACTGCACAGCGGTGGCGAAGCTGCTGCTGGACTTTGGTGCAGACATTAATGCCAGAAACACTGAGTTCCAGAGGCCAGTAGATGTAGCTCCACCCAGCAGTCTAACAGAGGGCTTTCTGCTGCTTTATGAAGGTATCAGTTCACTCTGCTGGGATGTATATGCTACATCTAAACTCTCCAATTCAGATTGCAATTGAAAAGATAGACAATTTTAGATTTGTTTCTCATATCTTGGTTAAAGTTCTCATTACTTTTGTATGGTTTGAATCTGTCTTTCTTCACAGCTACACCACGATTCCTGAGCCAGTTGTGTCGGAATTGCATCAGAAACTGCGTTGGCCGTGACAGACTCCACCTGCTTTCACATCTCCCCCTCCCCAACAGGATAAAGAACTACTTGCAGTATCAGTGACTTGCAGAACCAATAAACAATGcacctaaatggaatttgaaagtCAAATTTATCTCACTGAAAATACATATCAACACCACAACCCCATTTTTACCTGTAGTATTAGGCTAAATGCAGTCAGAGTGATTCATTTCATTTAGCTACAGCAGAAACAGAGTAGCTGGCAGTATGCAGCTGCACAGAGCTGCTCTGAatctcattcaattcaattcaattcaaaaatactttattaatcccagagggaaattgattgctgtagtagctcaggataataataataatcaagtcatcaaagagttattgtatattacaatggctgttggcaggaaggatctccagtagcggtcagtgttgcagcgaaactgaagaagcctctgactgaagacactcttccgttgtcggaaagtcttgtgaagagaatgctcagggttgtccatcattttcttggttctctggagaatccttctttgcattatctcctccagtggttccacagtcgtccccagaacagaaccagccttttttattaggctgttgagccttttcaggtctctgcttctgatgctgctaccccaacagacgatggctgaagagatgacactctcaacaacagacttgtagaagat is a window encoding:
- the asb5a gene encoding ankyrin repeat and SOCS box protein 5 isoform X4 encodes the protein MVTRQTKTEKTGSWADRSPLHDAACQGRLLALRTLILQGHSVNVMTIDHVTPLHETCLGNHVACARALIDAGANVNASTIDGVTPLFNACAVGSVACTEILLENGAKPQSLVHQPSPIHEATSKGHYGCVEALVTWGADVDMDIPHLGTALYTACICQELECARKLLREGQLAALCANVQKGRSLDSPLHAAAEKDCTAVAKLLLDFGADINARNTEFQRPVDVAPPSSLTEGFLLLYEATPRFLSQLCRNCIRNCVGRDRLHLLSHLPLPNRIKNYLQYQ
- the asb5a gene encoding ankyrin repeat and SOCS box protein 5 isoform X3 is translated as MEAGDDDDDDDDDDDDDDDDDDDDNVWNASAVILDIDSGSWADRSPLHDAACQGRLLALRTLILQGHSVNVMTIDHVTPLHETCLGNHVACARALIDAGANVNASTIDGVTPLFNACAVGSVACTEILLENGAKPQSLVHQPSPIHEATSKGHYGCVEALVTWGADVDMDIPHLGTALYTACICQELECARKLLREGQLAALCANVQKGRSLDSPLHAAAEKDCTAVAKLLLDFGADINARNTEFQRPVDVAPPSSLTEGFLLLYEATPRFLSQLCRNCIRNCVGRDRLHLLSHLPLPNRIKNYLQYQ